Proteins encoded within one genomic window of Paramisgurnus dabryanus chromosome 13, PD_genome_1.1, whole genome shotgun sequence:
- the LOC135743341 gene encoding meprin A subunit beta-like, producing MMNMWAILLLNLAFCSASPVPLLNVTVIDKEWRDIPEINKGLHLKEGDIMVPKERSTILGDQYRWQIPVPYLLSSNLDVNYKGVILRAFERFSLKSCIDFKPRTTEDYYISVERLEGCWSYVGRRSLRGQNLSIGDGCGSIAIVEHEFLHALGFRHEQSRYDRDDYVTINYENIIAGKESNFDKYSEKVTSLQGTPYDYMSVMHYAKNAFSNGSGSTIITKRPEFQDVIGQRIDMSEYDAIELNKLYSCNSSTSFLDHCSFDDDSLCHMNVYSSTEPGWQSVSSVTGVNVTDHTYLGKEANGTSFFMHFSLVGRNEADSARLESRAMTPTRDCKVQCVQFYYFHSGNVNDQLNIWIREYKNADDSTGTLRLMDQITGTPDYYWRLHHVTLNAYKNFQVVFEARKGAGNSSGGFSLDDINISQTECPKIWQIRNIEKLLNTRFNTLNSPLYYSSEGYRYQVFLDNFPSYLNLSFRLVSGEFDKQLQWPCAWRQVTFQILDQNPHIQKRMSIEQSFTNDLSLTSVNRYVWDNPRNNGTVNTIGNETVYVGPNVHKKFKKADLSKRDFIKGGDIIVLISMQDISGLLQSNSVPCPNVKVKNINATPYVSASQGPCISSSSVRTLPSSLILLLVLCLLLLK from the exons GTTTACATCTTAAAGAGGGAGACATCATGGTG CCAAAGGAAAGGAGTACAATTTTGGGAGATCAATACCGCTGGCAAATCCCTGTCCCCTATTTGCTGAGTTCTAATCTGG ATGTAAACTATAAAGGAGTTATACTGAGGGCCTTTGAACGGTTCAGCCTGAAATCATGTATTGACTTTAAGCCTAGGACAACAGAAGATTATTACATTTCTGTAGAGAGGCTTGAAGG GTGTTGGTCATATGTCGGGCGAAGATCTTTACGGGGCCAAAATCTTTCCATTGGGGATGGCTGTGGATCTATAGCAATTGTTGAGCACGAGTTTCTCCATGCACTGGGATTTCGCCATGAGCAATCAAGATATGACAGAGATGATTATGTGACAATCAATTATGAAAACATAATTGCAG GGAAAGAAAGCAATTTCGATAAATACAGTGAGAAAGTGACAAGCCTCCAAGGTACCCCATACGACTACATGTCTGTGATGCATTATGCTAAAAATGCCTTCAGCAATGGTAGTGGATCCACAATCATTACAAAGCGTCCTGAGTTTCAAGATGTGATTGGTCAGCGTATAGACATGAGTGAATATGATGCTATTGAGCTCAATAAACTCTACAGTTGTA ATTCGTCCACCTCTTTCCTTGATCACTGTAGTTTTGATGACGACTCTCTGTGTCATATGAATGTTTATTCTTCTACTGAGCCCGGATGGCAGAGCGTGAGTTCAGTGACAGGCGTCAATGTGACTGATCACACCTACTTGGGCAAAGAGGCAAACG GGACCTCTTTCTTCATGCACTTCAGTCTGGTGGGCAGAAATGAGGCCGACTCAGCTAGACTGGAGAGCAGAGCAATGACACCGACAAGAGATTGTAAAGTTCAATGCGTCCAGTTTTATTACTTTCACAGTGGCAATGTGAACGACCAGCTGAACATCTGGATCAGGGAATACAAGAATGCAGATGACAGCACAGGAACTCTGAGACTTATGGATCAGATCACAG GAACCCCTGATTATTACTGGCGGCTGCACCACGTGACACTAAATGCATATAAAAACTTTCAAGTCGTATTTGAAGCCCGTAAAGGAGCTGGAAACTCCAGTGGAGGCTTTTCATTGGATGATATCAATATTTCACAGACAGAGTGCCCTAAAATATGGCAGATAAGGAATATTGAGAAGCTATTGAACACCCGATTTAATACCCTCAATAGTCCACTGTATTACTCTAGTGAAGGTTATCGCTATCAGGTTTTCTTGGACAACTTTCCATCTTACCTTAATTTGAGTTTTCGTCTGGTATCCGGTGAGTTTGATAAGCAGCTGCAGTGGCCTTGTGCATGGAGACAAGTGACCTTTCAGATTCTTGACCAGAATCCACACATACAGAAGCGCATGTCCATTGAGCAGAGCTTCACCAATGACCTATCTTTGACTTCGG TTAACAGGTATGTGTGGGACAATCCTCGAAATAACGGAACTGTAAACACCATTGGAAATGAGACTGTATATGTGGGTCCTAATGtacacaaaaaatttaaaaaagctGACCTCAGTAAAAGAGATTTCATCAAGGGTGGTGACATCATAGTTCTTATTAGTATGCAAG ATATCTCAGGGCTGCTTCAGAGTAATTCTGTACCCTGCCCGAATGTAAAAGTGAAGAACATCAATGCTACTCCTTATGTAAGTGCCAGCCAAGGACCCTGCATTTCCAG CTCCAGTGTCAGGACTCTTCCATCCTCTCTGATCCTCTTACTGGTTTTGTGTCTTTTGCTGCTGAAGTAA